In Aliamphritea ceti, a single window of DNA contains:
- a CDS encoding LysR family transcriptional regulator yields the protein MDRITAAQVFVTIVEQGTMAAAGERLDMSRSMITRYLSEMENWAGSRLLHRSTRRLSLTSAGETALQHCRQLLDIADYLPALSDADLSGPQGLLRISCSQYLAQDVLAPLIKQYLRDYPQTSVDFHISGQVIDLVAERIDLAIRISQEIDPNLIARPLGVCRSVICATPEYLEAHGTPVRLQELSQHNCLTYSYFGNSLWSFNRDGEPSAVAVRGNFTANDSMVVLGATLNSVGIAMQPRHSVIEHIRSGQLVQLLPDYEPQTLNIYGVYHSRKKQPAALRVMLDKLVEYFAQVDD from the coding sequence ATGGACCGAATAACCGCTGCGCAAGTGTTTGTCACTATTGTTGAACAAGGCACTATGGCTGCTGCTGGAGAACGGCTGGATATGTCCCGGTCGATGATTACCCGTTATCTGAGCGAAATGGAAAATTGGGCAGGTAGTCGCTTGCTACACCGTTCTACCCGGCGCTTAAGCCTGACGTCCGCGGGCGAAACGGCACTGCAGCATTGCAGGCAGTTACTGGATATTGCTGACTATTTACCTGCGCTGAGTGACGCTGATCTGAGTGGACCACAAGGGCTGCTGCGTATCAGTTGTTCACAGTATCTGGCACAGGATGTTCTGGCGCCGCTGATCAAACAGTATTTACGAGATTATCCACAGACGTCTGTGGATTTTCATATAAGTGGCCAGGTAATCGATTTAGTCGCTGAACGCATTGATCTGGCGATACGTATCAGTCAGGAGATAGATCCGAATCTTATCGCCCGCCCGTTGGGTGTATGCCGCTCGGTAATATGTGCGACGCCGGAATATTTGGAAGCACATGGCACTCCAGTGCGCTTGCAGGAATTGTCACAACATAATTGTCTGACGTACTCCTATTTTGGTAACAGCCTCTGGTCATTTAACCGGGATGGAGAGCCCAGCGCTGTCGCTGTCCGCGGCAACTTTACTGCGAATGACTCTATGGTGGTATTGGGAGCAACACTTAACAGTGTCGGAATTGCGATGCAGCCGCGTCACTCAGTTATCGAGCATATTCGCAGTGGACAGTTGGTACAGCTGTTGCCGGACTATGAGCCTCAGACACTGAATATTTATGGTGTGTACCATTCCCGTAAAAAACAGCCAGCAGCATTGAGGGTAATGCTGGACAAACTGGTGGAGTATTTTGCACAAGTGGATGACTGA
- a CDS encoding MBL fold metallo-hydrolase, producing the protein MKASSKATFSRRRMLAVLGATVLGIAGLSGCASNTATPSAALTVDVYNPKETAIFPASSSIISGPSEAILIDAQFQKNDAQKLVDMLQAGGKTLKAVYISHGDPDYYFGLDVIRANFPEVKVYASPTTHAYIAASMKPKLAYWGPILKDNAPSELILPEQLPGDTLTVDGQEIKVIGLNGNDPKHTFVWVPSAKTVTGGVIVYENQHVWMADNQTEESRQKWLQTLENIKALQPKTVVPGHYLATPRLNTRSVDFTRDYVLNFEAQAKQAKDAADLRERMIRLYPDFPQDVGLDISTKVRMGEMQWPQ; encoded by the coding sequence ATGAAAGCTTCAAGCAAAGCTACATTCAGCCGCCGTCGCATGCTGGCGGTACTGGGTGCAACTGTACTCGGTATTGCCGGCCTTAGCGGTTGTGCTTCAAACACTGCAACCCCATCTGCTGCACTCACTGTCGACGTATACAATCCGAAAGAAACTGCTATTTTCCCAGCCAGTTCCAGCATCATCAGCGGCCCTAGTGAAGCAATTCTTATCGACGCTCAATTCCAGAAAAATGATGCGCAAAAGTTAGTTGATATGCTTCAAGCCGGCGGGAAAACCCTGAAAGCGGTATACATCAGCCACGGTGATCCGGATTACTACTTCGGCCTGGATGTTATTCGTGCAAATTTTCCGGAAGTAAAAGTCTACGCAAGCCCAACAACTCACGCGTATATTGCCGCCAGTATGAAACCAAAACTGGCCTATTGGGGGCCAATCCTCAAAGATAATGCACCATCTGAACTGATCCTGCCGGAACAGTTACCCGGTGATACCCTGACAGTAGACGGTCAGGAAATTAAGGTCATCGGCCTGAACGGTAACGATCCAAAGCACACCTTCGTTTGGGTACCATCAGCTAAGACCGTCACCGGTGGCGTTATCGTGTACGAGAATCAGCATGTTTGGATGGCAGACAATCAGACCGAAGAATCTCGCCAGAAATGGCTGCAAACGCTGGAAAATATCAAAGCACTGCAACCAAAAACCGTTGTACCTGGCCATTATCTGGCAACACCCCGCCTGAATACCCGTTCTGTAGACTTCACCCGGGACTATGTTCTCAACTTCGAAGCGCAAGCTAAACAGGCAAAAGATGCAGCGGACCTGCGTGAACGCATGATCAGGCTCTACCCAGACTTTCCTCAGGACGTAGGTCTGGATATCAGCACGAAAGTTAGAATGGGCGAAATGCAGTGGCCCCAGTAA